One genomic window of Polyangium aurulentum includes the following:
- a CDS encoding sigma 54-interacting transcriptional regulator — MSDEQSNPQQFGETQTLADGLASPLFTHAGRSVALLAQHAGGVQSALLAPDAPLTVGRTAPACLRIEDPTLSREHARFTLSGGRVRVEDLGSRNGTRIVGRRVKEAELEIGDEVHLGGVLVRIQALGATGEPLGIEGEDRLRRYIEEELTRAEQFRGPFALLFVRAVHAESAGAEDRPWIETLRARLRPVDRIALYGLDAAQVLLPETGADNAARIARAIAAPSGGSVSFLVGGAVHPDAGSTAEVLIERAREAARRASPTRPVELVASSSWAIEGTGDGALVAGAAMRELLATIERVAASRIPIVLHGETGTGKEVLARLIHDRGPRKARRMVRVNCGAIPKELVESTLFGHERGAFTGALQQQKGVFEDADGGTVFLDEIGELPPAAQAALLRVLETGSFSRVGSPREIETDVRIVAATHRDLEAMCETGAFRADLYYRLGGVVIDIPPLRERKDEIEPLAWRFLRGANEANGRSVQGIAREALELLQLYNWPGNVRELRNAIERAVVVTRGALVGPEDLPARVRAARAEGERTSDTGRVTDPGRVSSPEIVSEAPLPSPEPPGVEGAAVRGKVQQYEAKILRDTLEAAGWNRNEAAKRLGIPVRTLSYRMKVLGVTKPGT, encoded by the coding sequence ATGTCCGACGAGCAATCCAATCCGCAGCAGTTCGGTGAGACGCAGACGCTCGCAGACGGTCTCGCGTCCCCGCTGTTCACCCACGCGGGGCGCAGCGTCGCGCTCCTCGCACAGCACGCGGGAGGCGTCCAGAGCGCCCTGCTCGCGCCCGACGCGCCCCTGACCGTCGGGCGCACGGCACCCGCGTGCCTACGCATCGAGGATCCGACGCTGTCACGCGAGCATGCGCGCTTCACGCTCAGCGGGGGGCGGGTGCGCGTCGAGGATCTCGGTTCCCGTAACGGCACGCGCATCGTGGGCCGACGCGTGAAGGAAGCCGAGCTCGAGATCGGCGACGAGGTGCACCTCGGGGGTGTGCTCGTACGGATCCAGGCCCTCGGGGCGACGGGTGAGCCGCTCGGGATCGAGGGCGAGGATAGGCTCCGGCGCTACATCGAGGAAGAGCTCACGCGCGCCGAGCAATTCCGCGGGCCCTTCGCCCTGCTGTTCGTGCGCGCCGTGCACGCGGAATCGGCGGGGGCGGAGGACAGGCCCTGGATCGAGACGCTGCGCGCGCGGCTGCGCCCAGTCGATCGAATCGCGCTCTATGGCCTCGACGCGGCGCAGGTGCTCCTGCCCGAGACTGGGGCGGACAACGCTGCGCGTATCGCCCGCGCCATCGCGGCCCCGAGCGGAGGCAGCGTGAGCTTTCTCGTCGGCGGCGCGGTGCATCCGGACGCAGGGAGCACGGCAGAAGTGCTGATCGAGCGTGCACGTGAGGCCGCGCGCCGGGCCTCGCCCACGCGTCCGGTCGAGCTCGTCGCGAGCTCGTCCTGGGCCATCGAGGGGACGGGGGACGGGGCGCTCGTCGCAGGGGCGGCGATGCGCGAGTTGCTCGCTACGATCGAGCGCGTGGCCGCCTCGCGCATCCCGATCGTCCTGCACGGCGAGACGGGTACGGGCAAGGAGGTCCTGGCCCGCCTCATTCACGATCGCGGCCCGCGCAAGGCGCGGCGCATGGTGCGCGTCAATTGCGGGGCCATCCCCAAGGAGCTCGTGGAGAGCACGCTCTTCGGGCACGAGCGCGGCGCGTTCACAGGCGCGCTGCAGCAGCAGAAGGGCGTGTTCGAGGACGCCGACGGCGGGACGGTTTTTCTCGACGAGATCGGCGAGCTGCCCCCGGCCGCGCAGGCGGCACTCTTGCGGGTGCTCGAGACGGGGAGCTTCAGCCGGGTAGGCTCGCCGCGCGAGATCGAGACCGACGTGCGCATCGTGGCCGCGACGCACCGTGATCTGGAGGCGATGTGCGAGACGGGCGCGTTCCGGGCCGATCTTTATTATCGGCTCGGGGGCGTGGTGATCGACATCCCGCCCCTCCGGGAGCGCAAGGACGAGATCGAGCCGCTCGCATGGCGCTTCTTGCGGGGGGCGAACGAGGCCAATGGGCGGAGCGTGCAGGGTATCGCCAGGGAGGCGCTCGAGCTCTTGCAACTCTACAACTGGCCAGGCAACGTGCGCGAGCTACGCAATGCCATCGAACGTGCGGTGGTGGTGACGCGGGGCGCGCTCGTGGGTCCGGAGGACTTGCCGGCGCGCGTGCGGGCGGCGCGGGCCGAGGGGGAGCGCACCTCGGATACTGGAAGAGTGACGGATCCTGGCCGCGTTTCGTCCCCCGAGATCGTTTCGGAAGCTCCTCTCCCGTCGCCGGAGCCTCCCGGGGTCGAAGGCGCAGCGGTGCGTGGGAAGGTACAGCAATACGAGGCGAAGATCCTCCGCGATACGCTCGAGGCTGCGGGCTGGAACCGGAACGAGGCGGCCAAGCGGCTCGGGATCCCGGTGCGGACCCTGTCGTACCGCATGAAGGTGCTTGGCGTGACGAAGCCTGGCACGTAA